The nucleotide window CGCTTGTTGCTTTCACGTATCCTTCATCCGTCATCTCTTCTAAAAAACCCCAACCTTTCATCATTCGCGCCGAATTCCTTCCAGAGAAAGTCCTTTCCATTGAAGAAAACCATTCCGTGCACATTCTCACTGATTCGCAACTTCATGTATTGTCCGAACAATTGAAATTCGCCCATAAAGAACCCAAATACGAACCGCTTAAAAGCTATGGGATCAAGCCATCTGAATGTTTAACCGGCGTGCATTGCCCTTATTGCAATCATCTGCCTGTGCAACGGACGAGCCGCTCCGGATGGCACTGCCCCCGTTGCAAACGTAAACATCCTACGGCTCACGTGGAAAGTTTGCGAGATTACCGACGTCTTTTTAATTCTAGGATTAGCAACCGAGAGGCTCGTATGTTTCTACATCTTCCCTCCGCATCTGTCACAAGACATTGTCTTGTAAAGTTGAATCTACCCCGGGAGGGCAATTATAAAAATGTTCGTTATTTACTTCACTGCCTTTGAGCTGGCTTCCCGCGGGTATTTTGATATTTCCCGTGGATATTTTGTTATTTCCCGTGGATATTTCGTTATTTCCCGCAGGTATTCACATATTTCCCGTTGGTATTCCGGTATTTCCCGTCGATAATGCTGACGTAAAAAAGCGCACCACGCGGACGGGTGCACTTTTTTTAATGAAGGCGTCATGATGCTGATGAAACTTAAATGCCGTTCACCTGTTTCAAACGGTTAATGTCTCTGTCATGTTCAGCCACTTTCTTGTTTAGCATATCCGTATCCGAATCGAATAATCGCAATTGGCGATCCATATGATCAAAGCGTTGGTTCGTTTCTGAACGAAATTGGTTGATTTCAGTTTTTAAACTTGTCACATCATTTTGCACACCAGCAACATTCGCATCCAATGCATCCAATCGATGCAATACGGCATTTAAAATCTCTTTTGTTTCATCAGACATCATCGCACCTCCTCATTTTCTAAAGTTTAAACGATCTTTTCTATATTTTTATTATAGGCCAAAAGACTCGGAAAGGCAAAGACTATTTTCCTGCATACGTGGAATATCGGCAAATAAAATAATACGGGCGCAACCGTTACTTCTTATTATTCCTCAAAAAATTTTCAATGTATTCTTTCGCCTTTTCCTTACTCCCGCCGTAATCCGCTTCTCTTTTTTCATCTTTTTCAATGCGGGCTTTTGCTTTTTCGGCCACTTCGCTCGCTTGATCCGCCGGTACGATAACGACACCGTCGACATCGCCAACGACGATATCCCCGGGGTTCACTTCCACGCCGCCAACCGTAACTGGAACATTAACCTTTCCTTCTTTCGTCTTTTTGCTCGCCGCTGTCGTCGTTCCTCGCGTGAAAACAGGAAACTCCAATTCACGGATATCTTCAATATCTCGTGTGACACCGTCAATCACAATACCGTGTAAACCGAGCGTTTTCGCCAAACCGATGACAAAATCCCCGGCGAGCGCGTTCGCTGTCCATCTTTTGCCGTCGACAACGAGCACGTCTCCCGGCTTTGCATTATATATCCCTTCCAACACGGAAATATTTTCACCCGCAGGTGCATCAACCGTGAACGCCCGCCCATACATGTGCCAATCGTCAGACAACGGTTTGATGCCGATATCCATGTGATTCTTCCCGTCCAATCCATCTGAAACCGGCGTTGTCGGCAAATTCGCAAATTCCTCCATATTCTTCTCCCCTTTATGTATTCTTGTCTAATCATAGCACAATTGCGGCTTAACGGTAAATTTGCTACCATAAAGGGAATGACAATGGAAAAAAGGATGCACGGCTATGGCTAAACATGAAGGAAAAATAATCGCCCAAAACAGAAAAGCGCGCCATGATTTTTTTATTGAAGAAACATTTGAAGCGGGAATTGTATTGCGCGGTACCGAGATCAAATCGATCCGCGCCGGAAAAATCAATATTAAAGAAAGCTTCGCACGCGTGGAGAATGGAGAAGTGATTTTACATCAGGCCCATATTAGCCCGTATGAGCAAGGAAATCGCTACAATCACGACCCGGTTCGCGAACGGAAATTGCTCCTTCACAAACGGGAAATCAAACAACTCATCGGCAAAACCCAGCAACAGGGATATTCGATCATTCCCATCAAAGTGTATTTAAAACAAGGACTGGCCAAAGTACAAATCGGACTCGCAAAAGGCAAAAAGAAATACGACAAACGCCAAGCGCTAAAAGAAAAAGATGCCAAACGACAAATGGACAAGGCGATCGGCCAGCGCATGAAAGGCATGGATTAATACGGTCTTAGATTCAGTTGCCCTTCTCCACCATTTTAAATCCCTCTATACCAAGGGTTACACCCTCTATGTGCTTGTCCGGCATAGAGGGTTTTTTCTTGCTTGTGTTAGGTTGGCTACGTTTTGGCTACGTTTCTGGTGACGGCGTTTAGACTGTGTGACTGCGGGGCACACATAAAACCCAACTGAATAGAACAGTTGGGCATGTAAGTTAACAGTTATTAAGAAATGTTGTGTGATCGTTCATTTCAACAACTATGTTTAGCACAGCAGGATTCTTTTATAATAAGGGTGAGTAGAGTACAATTCCTTTTTAAATGTTGAGGATTATCTATTCCATATAAAGGAAACTAATCATCTTAATAAATTCCGATGTTCTCTCCTGAAAATCATGCATATCTTCAACAATATGGATATCGTATTAGTGATATAAGTCCC belongs to Salicibibacter cibi and includes:
- a CDS encoding nuclease-related domain-containing protein; protein product: MIIKERTVPVQIPALKALHRRLPSDHPKQAVIREDLRKREIGYRGECSLDYYLEQLPNYFRQFRGLRLGSFQIDTLIVAQTCIVIVENKHFAGNIRFEERIQQFTRTLNGQTQSFPHPLPQVRRHHQLLAQWLYEKCWPNMPMHPLVAFTYPSSVISSKKPQPFIIRAEFLPEKVLSIEENHSVHILTDSQLHVLSEQLKFAHKEPKYEPLKSYGIKPSECLTGVHCPYCNHLPVQRTSRSGWHCPRCKRKHPTAHVESLRDYRRLFNSRISNREARMFLHLPSASVTRHCLVKLNLPREGNYKNVRYLLHCL
- a CDS encoding RraA family protein — encoded protein: MEEFANLPTTPVSDGLDGKNHMDIGIKPLSDDWHMYGRAFTVDAPAGENISVLEGIYNAKPGDVLVVDGKRWTANALAGDFVIGLAKTLGLHGIVIDGVTRDIEDIRELEFPVFTRGTTTAASKKTKEGKVNVPVTVGGVEVNPGDIVVGDVDGVVIVPADQASEVAEKAKARIEKDEKREADYGGSKEKAKEYIENFLRNNKK
- the smpB gene encoding SsrA-binding protein SmpB, with the protein product MAKHEGKIIAQNRKARHDFFIEETFEAGIVLRGTEIKSIRAGKINIKESFARVENGEVILHQAHISPYEQGNRYNHDPVRERKLLLHKREIKQLIGKTQQQGYSIIPIKVYLKQGLAKVQIGLAKGKKKYDKRQALKEKDAKRQMDKAIGQRMKGMD